A genomic window from Agreia sp. COWG includes:
- a CDS encoding ABC transporter ATP-binding protein, giving the protein MSMRGGGRRGGVGAGDADRQKQLNKDAPKIDHLLQRILSLFAPYRRPIIGTIVLVLLGAGLSVIPPLLTQRAFDDGLFPSSGSGSGSGTGGTGSVIGGPNLPVLIEIVVIMIVLYIASSLLSVWQTYLTAKVGNSVMGALRVRLFTHLQAMELSFFTRTKTGVIQSRLQNDVGGVASVLTNTISSILGNTVTLIAAVVAMILLNWQLTIVALVLMPILVVAQRRVGQVRARIATQTQESLSDMTAITQETLSVSGILLSKSFNRQQTEIGRYATANETQVRLQVSQQMSGQWFFAMVGIFLSAIPAIVYLVAGWLLVGGAPDITAGTIVAFTTVQSRLLFPLLGLMRVALDLQTSSALFARIFEYLDLKPAIADRPNAVTVSSRALGTVEFDDVVFRYPDAEDDSRPTLNGVSFVIEPGQFAAFVGPSGAGKTTVSYLVPRFYEATGGRVLFAGDDVRELSQESLVANLGVVSQETYLFHATIGDNLRYAKPDATQAEIEDAARQANIHDRVMSFPAGYDTVVGERGYRLSGGEKQRIAIARVLLKDPAVLILDEATSALDTISERVVQAALDTASRGRTTIAIAHRLSTVLSADVIFVIDAGEVVERGTHNELIQAGGVYSELYAQQRESPAG; this is encoded by the coding sequence ATGAGTATGCGTGGAGGCGGCCGCCGGGGCGGTGTGGGTGCCGGCGACGCCGACCGGCAGAAGCAGTTGAACAAGGACGCGCCGAAGATCGACCACCTGCTGCAGCGCATCCTGTCGCTGTTCGCCCCGTACCGCCGGCCGATCATCGGCACCATCGTGCTGGTGCTGCTCGGCGCCGGGCTCTCTGTGATCCCGCCGCTGCTCACGCAGCGCGCGTTCGATGATGGGCTGTTCCCGTCGAGCGGCAGCGGCAGCGGCAGCGGCACCGGCGGCACCGGATCGGTGATCGGCGGCCCGAACCTGCCGGTGCTCATCGAGATCGTCGTGATCATGATCGTGCTCTACATCGCGTCGAGCCTCTTGAGCGTGTGGCAGACCTACCTCACCGCGAAGGTCGGCAACAGCGTGATGGGCGCGCTGCGGGTGCGGCTCTTCACCCATCTGCAGGCCATGGAGCTCAGCTTCTTCACCCGCACCAAGACGGGCGTCATCCAGTCGCGGCTGCAGAACGACGTGGGCGGCGTCGCCAGCGTGCTGACGAACACGATCTCGTCGATCCTCGGCAACACGGTCACGCTCATCGCGGCCGTGGTGGCCATGATCCTGCTCAACTGGCAACTCACGATCGTGGCCCTCGTGCTCATGCCCATCCTGGTGGTCGCGCAGCGTCGCGTGGGCCAGGTGCGCGCACGCATCGCAACCCAGACACAGGAATCGTTGTCTGACATGACCGCCATCACGCAGGAGACGCTGAGCGTCTCCGGCATCCTGCTGTCGAAGAGCTTCAACCGGCAGCAGACCGAGATCGGGCGCTACGCCACGGCTAACGAGACCCAGGTGCGGCTGCAGGTGAGTCAGCAGATGAGCGGCCAGTGGTTCTTCGCCATGGTCGGCATCTTTCTCTCGGCCATTCCTGCGATCGTCTATCTCGTGGCCGGATGGCTGCTCGTGGGAGGTGCCCCCGACATCACCGCCGGCACGATCGTGGCCTTCACCACGGTGCAGTCGAGACTGCTCTTCCCGCTGCTGGGGCTGATGCGCGTCGCCCTCGATCTGCAGACCTCGAGCGCCCTCTTCGCCCGCATCTTCGAATACCTCGACCTGAAGCCCGCCATCGCCGACCGCCCGAACGCCGTCACGGTCAGCAGCAGAGCCCTCGGCACCGTCGAATTCGACGACGTGGTCTTCCGCTACCCGGATGCCGAGGATGACTCCCGTCCGACGCTCAACGGCGTCTCATTCGTGATCGAGCCGGGGCAGTTCGCCGCCTTCGTCGGCCCCTCGGGCGCGGGCAAGACCACGGTGAGCTATCTCGTTCCCCGCTTCTACGAGGCGACGGGCGGCCGGGTACTGTTCGCCGGAGACGACGTGCGCGAGCTCAGCCAGGAGTCCCTCGTCGCGAACCTCGGCGTCGTGAGCCAGGAGACCTATCTGTTCCACGCGACGATCGGCGACAACCTGCGTTACGCGAAGCCGGATGCGACGCAGGCCGAGATCGAGGACGCCGCGCGCCAGGCGAACATCCACGACAGGGTCATGAGCTTTCCCGCCGGCTACGACACCGTGGTCGGCGAGCGCGGCTACCGCCTCTCCGGGGGCGAGAAACAGCGCATCGCGATCGCGCGCGTGCTGCTCAAAGATCCGGCCGTGTTGATTCTCGACGAGGCCACGAGCGCCCTCGACACCATCTCGGAGCGGGTCGTGCAGGCTGCGCTCGACACGGCCTCCCGAGGGCGCACCACCATCGCGATCGCCCACCGGCTCTCGACGGTGCTCTCGGCCGACGTGATCTTCGTGATCGACGCAGGCGAGGTCGTGGAGAGGGGCACCCACAACGAGCTCATCCAGGCCGGCGGCGTGTATTCCGAGCTCTACGCTCAGCAGCGGGAGTCGCCAGCGGGTTAG
- a CDS encoding cystathionine beta-synthase yields the protein MKYAKSVIDLVGNTPLVRLNTVTEGIQATVLAKIEYLNPGGSSKDRIATRIIDAAEREGKLKPGGTIVEPTSGNTGVGLALVAQQRGYRCVFVLPDKVGEDKRNVLTAYGAEIVVTPTSVAPEDPTSYYSVSDRLAREIPGAFKPNQYSNPNGPLSHYETTGPEIWADTEGKVTHFVAGVGTGGTISGVGRYLKEVSGGSVTIIGADPEGSVYSGGTGRPYLVEGVGEDFWPEAYDASVVDEIIAASDAESFALTRRLAREEGLLVGGSSGLAVAAALEAARKLGPDDVVVVLLPDGGRGYLGKIFNDKWMRSYGFADATESATVGDIVKAKNGELPALVHAHPTDTVRDAIQIMTSYGVSQLPVLSAEPPVVMGEVTGSLNEQSLLEEVFSGRASMTDHVGGFASAPLPLVGIHESVAAARQFLGTAGALMVTDGGKPVAVITRHDLLTFLSE from the coding sequence GTGAAATACGCGAAATCCGTCATCGACCTCGTGGGCAACACGCCCCTCGTTCGGCTCAACACCGTCACAGAGGGAATCCAGGCGACGGTTCTCGCCAAGATCGAATATCTGAACCCGGGCGGCTCGTCGAAGGACCGCATCGCGACGCGCATCATCGACGCGGCCGAGCGCGAGGGCAAGCTGAAGCCCGGAGGCACCATCGTGGAGCCCACCTCGGGCAACACCGGCGTCGGCCTCGCCCTGGTCGCCCAGCAGCGCGGCTACCGCTGCGTGTTCGTTCTGCCCGACAAGGTCGGCGAGGACAAGCGCAACGTGCTCACCGCCTACGGCGCCGAGATCGTGGTGACCCCCACCTCCGTGGCGCCGGAAGACCCCACCTCGTACTACTCCGTCTCCGACCGCCTGGCGCGTGAGATTCCCGGAGCCTTCAAGCCGAACCAGTACTCGAATCCCAACGGGCCGCTCAGCCACTACGAGACCACCGGTCCCGAGATCTGGGCCGACACCGAGGGAAAGGTCACGCACTTCGTCGCCGGCGTGGGAACCGGCGGAACGATCTCCGGAGTCGGGCGTTATCTGAAAGAGGTCTCCGGCGGCTCCGTGACGATCATCGGTGCCGACCCCGAGGGCTCGGTCTACTCGGGTGGCACAGGCCGGCCCTACCTGGTCGAGGGCGTGGGCGAGGACTTCTGGCCGGAGGCCTACGACGCGAGCGTCGTCGACGAGATCATCGCCGCCAGCGACGCGGAATCCTTCGCACTCACCCGCCGCCTGGCGCGTGAGGAGGGGCTCCTGGTCGGAGGGTCATCCGGTCTCGCGGTCGCCGCGGCGCTCGAGGCCGCCAGAAAGCTCGGGCCCGACGACGTCGTCGTGGTGCTGTTGCCCGACGGCGGCCGCGGCTATCTCGGCAAGATCTTCAACGACAAGTGGATGCGCAGCTACGGTTTCGCGGACGCCACCGAATCGGCCACGGTGGGCGACATCGTCAAGGCCAAGAACGGAGAGCTTCCGGCCCTCGTGCACGCACACCCTACGGACACGGTGCGCGACGCCATCCAGATCATGACGAGCTACGGAGTGTCGCAGCTGCCGGTCCTATCGGCCGAGCCGCCCGTGGTCATGGGCGAGGTCACCGGCTCGCTGAACGAGCAGAGCCTCCTCGAAGAGGTCTTCTCCGGCCGCGCCTCGATGACCGACCACGTGGGGGGCTTCGCCAGCGCGCCCCTGCCGCTCGTCGGCATCCACGAGTCGGTGGCCGCCGCGCGGCAGTTCCTCGGCACGGCAGGCGCCCTCATGGTGACCGACGGCGGCAAGCCGGTCGCGGTGATCACGCGACACGACCTGCTCACGTTCCTGAGTGAGTAG
- a CDS encoding cystathionine gamma-synthase, whose translation MPQKKQQFETVAVHAGQEFDPSTGAIIPPIYQTSTFVQDGIGGFRGGYEYARGGNPTRSSLETMLAALEGAKHALSFSSGLAAEDALLRAVLEPGDHVVLGNDVYGGTHRLINRVFGRWGIENDTVEMMNLQAVAKAVVPGKTKILWLETPSNPLMKISDVAELAEIGHAAGAIVVVDNTFASPYLQQPLALGADVVVHSTTKYLGGHSDVLGGALVLDDDELHDKVRFQQFAAGAVSGPMDAWLTVRGIKTLAVRMERHSDNAQRIAEFLVEHPAIETVYYPGLESHPGHELAKRQMRRAGGMLSLTFKAGPKAARRFAESTTLFSLAESLGGVESLVGYPSEMTHASVKGTALEVPENLIRLSVGIEGIDDLLADVEQALPKK comes from the coding sequence ATGCCCCAGAAGAAGCAGCAGTTCGAGACCGTCGCCGTGCACGCCGGACAGGAGTTCGACCCGTCGACCGGCGCGATCATTCCGCCGATCTACCAGACGTCGACCTTCGTGCAAGACGGAATCGGCGGCTTCCGCGGCGGCTACGAGTACGCCAGGGGTGGCAACCCCACGCGCTCGTCGCTCGAGACGATGCTCGCCGCCCTTGAGGGCGCGAAGCACGCCCTGTCGTTCTCCTCGGGCCTGGCTGCAGAAGATGCGCTGCTGCGCGCGGTGCTCGAACCCGGCGACCACGTCGTGCTCGGAAACGACGTGTACGGCGGAACGCACCGGCTGATCAACCGCGTCTTCGGCCGCTGGGGCATCGAGAACGACACCGTCGAGATGATGAATCTGCAGGCCGTGGCGAAGGCAGTCGTGCCCGGCAAGACCAAGATCCTGTGGCTCGAGACGCCGTCGAACCCGCTGATGAAGATCAGCGACGTGGCTGAGCTCGCCGAGATCGGCCACGCGGCCGGCGCGATCGTGGTCGTCGACAACACCTTCGCCTCGCCGTACCTGCAGCAGCCGCTGGCCCTGGGCGCCGATGTGGTCGTGCACTCCACGACCAAGTACCTGGGCGGACACTCCGACGTTCTCGGCGGCGCCCTCGTGCTCGACGACGACGAGCTGCACGACAAGGTTCGCTTCCAGCAGTTCGCCGCCGGCGCGGTGTCTGGCCCCATGGATGCCTGGCTCACCGTTCGAGGCATCAAGACGCTCGCCGTGCGCATGGAGCGCCACAGTGACAACGCGCAGCGCATCGCGGAGTTTCTGGTGGAACATCCGGCCATCGAGACCGTCTACTACCCGGGCCTCGAGTCGCACCCCGGCCACGAGCTCGCCAAGCGGCAGATGCGTCGTGCCGGCGGCATGCTCTCGCTGACGTTCAAGGCCGGACCGAAGGCCGCCCGCCGCTTCGCCGAGAGCACGACGCTGTTCTCGCTCGCAGAGTCGCTCGGCGGCGTGGAGTCGCTGGTGGGCTACCCGTCGGAGATGACGCACGCATCGGTCAAGGGCACGGCGCTGGAGGTTCCCGAGAACCTCATTCGGCTCTCCGTGGGCATCGAGGGCATCGACGACCTGCTCGCCGACGTGGAACAGGCCCTGCCGAAGAAGTAG
- a CDS encoding N(5)-(carboxyethyl)ornithine synthase, producing MSETTSGPGLLRLGVMATSRKADERRLPIHPAHLERIDDDLRANIILERGYGLRFGIHDDELAPFVGAMADRDEIIALADVVLLPKPQASDLEDLRDGQTLWGWPHCVQDREITQLAIDKNLTLIAWEAMNHWQADGGFGLHVFHKNNELAGYCSVIHALQLCGSTGDYGRRLTAVVIGFGATARGAVTALNAHVIHDVRVLTNRGIAAVGSPIPSVDIIQFEHNPEAPFESTVNTEDGPVGLAPFLAENDIVVNCTLQDPNAPLTYLRTEDLGVFRPGSLIVDVSVDEGMGFEWARATTFADPLVTVGDTTNYYAVDHSPSLLWNSTTWEISEALLPFLRTVMQGPSSWASSDTIRRAIEIEGGRVRNEAILEFQKRSAEYPYASI from the coding sequence ATGAGCGAAACGACATCCGGGCCCGGGCTGCTGCGCCTCGGCGTGATGGCCACGTCACGCAAGGCCGACGAGCGGCGCCTCCCCATCCACCCCGCACACCTCGAGCGGATCGACGACGATCTGCGCGCGAACATCATCCTCGAGCGCGGTTACGGCCTGCGCTTCGGCATCCACGACGACGAGCTGGCGCCGTTCGTCGGTGCCATGGCGGATCGCGACGAGATCATCGCGCTCGCCGACGTGGTGCTGCTGCCGAAGCCGCAAGCATCCGATCTCGAAGACCTGCGCGACGGCCAGACGCTGTGGGGCTGGCCGCACTGCGTGCAAGACCGCGAGATCACCCAGCTGGCCATCGATAAGAACCTGACGCTGATCGCGTGGGAGGCGATGAACCACTGGCAGGCCGACGGCGGCTTCGGGCTGCACGTCTTTCACAAGAACAACGAACTCGCGGGCTACTGCTCGGTGATCCACGCGCTGCAGCTCTGCGGCTCGACAGGCGACTACGGGCGCAGGCTCACGGCAGTGGTGATCGGATTCGGCGCGACAGCCCGCGGGGCCGTGACGGCTCTGAACGCCCACGTCATCCACGACGTCCGGGTGCTGACCAACCGGGGGATCGCGGCGGTGGGATCGCCGATTCCCTCGGTCGACATCATCCAGTTCGAGCACAATCCCGAGGCGCCGTTCGAGAGCACGGTCAACACCGAAGACGGCCCCGTGGGCCTCGCCCCGTTCCTCGCCGAGAACGACATCGTCGTGAACTGCACGCTGCAAGACCCGAACGCGCCGCTCACCTATCTGCGCACCGAAGACCTGGGGGTGTTCCGGCCGGGAAGCCTGATCGTCGACGTCTCTGTCGACGAGGGCATGGGATTCGAGTGGGCGAGGGCGACGACGTTCGCGGACCCCCTGGTCACGGTGGGTGACACGACGAACTACTACGCGGTCGACCACAGCCCGTCGCTTCTCTGGAACTCCACGACGTGGGAGATCAGCGAGGCGCTGCTGCCGTTCCTCCGCACGGTCATGCAGGGGCCGTCGTCGTGGGCCTCCTCCGATACCATCCGGCGCGCGATCGAGATCGAGGGAGGGCGCGTTCGTAACGAGGCCATCCTCGAATTCCAGAAACGTTCAGCCGAATACCCCTACGCGTCGATCTGA
- a CDS encoding DedA family protein: MEFVTDLLVGAVSSPFALLVVFAVCMLDAFFPPVPSDIVLVAAVAIAVGSGPALLVPLIVVAAVGAIIGDNIVYELGRRLGTTRYRWMRSRPMTAAISRAEHQLLTRPASLIVTGRYIPVGRIAVNLTAGSVGVPRRRFIPLSIVAGLSWSIYMFVVALVASTWIHDNPVLAAVAAAAFAVVLGLVIDRVMGRRARSRSRVTVPSQLGAVGSEVPVGA; encoded by the coding sequence ATGGAATTCGTCACAGACCTTCTCGTCGGCGCGGTGTCTTCGCCCTTCGCCCTCCTGGTTGTCTTCGCGGTCTGCATGCTCGACGCGTTCTTTCCTCCCGTTCCCAGTGACATCGTTCTGGTCGCGGCCGTCGCGATCGCCGTCGGCAGCGGCCCGGCACTGCTCGTGCCGCTCATCGTGGTCGCCGCGGTCGGCGCGATCATCGGTGACAACATCGTCTATGAACTGGGTCGACGACTCGGCACCACCAGATACCGCTGGATGCGCAGCCGTCCCATGACGGCCGCGATCTCCCGTGCGGAGCACCAGCTGCTCACCAGGCCCGCGAGTCTGATCGTCACGGGCCGCTACATTCCGGTCGGACGGATCGCGGTCAATCTCACGGCGGGCAGCGTGGGCGTTCCCCGCCGGCGCTTCATTCCGCTGAGCATCGTCGCCGGTCTCTCGTGGTCGATCTACATGTTCGTCGTCGCCCTGGTCGCGTCGACATGGATCCACGACAACCCCGTGCTGGCCGCCGTCGCCGCCGCCGCGTTCGCCGTGGTGCTCGGCCTGGTCATCGACAGGGTCATGGGGCGTCGAGCACGGTCGCGGTCGCGGGTGACGGTGCCCTCTCAGCTCGGTGCTGTCGGCTCCGAGGTCCCTGTCGGAGCCTGA